One Haloterrigena salifodinae DNA window includes the following coding sequences:
- a CDS encoding MarR family winged helix-turn-helix transcriptional regulator: MSTDVGAADGAAGRELLHFVTQETRFAIVANILQHPEGLPSMYELEELNPSVSDATVYKHVQKLIDAGIVEAVALPDDERRQGYPWKFYGLTDEGRAFLERHNLLQAEATLERIYGTISDKSEKMVKYENAPRPNRN; the protein is encoded by the coding sequence ATGAGTACCGACGTGGGCGCGGCCGACGGGGCAGCGGGGCGCGAACTCCTCCACTTCGTCACCCAGGAGACCCGGTTCGCGATCGTCGCCAACATCCTTCAACACCCCGAGGGGCTGCCCTCGATGTATGAACTCGAGGAGCTGAATCCCAGCGTCAGCGACGCGACCGTCTACAAACACGTCCAGAAGCTGATCGACGCCGGGATCGTCGAGGCGGTCGCGCTGCCCGACGACGAGCGCCGGCAGGGCTATCCCTGGAAGTTCTACGGCCTGACCGACGAGGGCCGGGCGTTCCTCGAGCGACACAACCTGCTGCAGGCCGAGGCGACGCTCGAGCGGATTTACGGAACGATTTCCGATAAATCCGAGAAGATGGTCAAATACGAGAACGCGCCGCGTCCCAACCGAAACTGA
- a CDS encoding glycosyltransferase family 4 protein: protein MKIAYISASNPISSIGGAANTVDKWIDELRQRGVDIDVICHGESDASRVEDGIEITELSGFEPRDEIAARLTDGEYDVALVQDLWADIALEAAAEHGVPTVLSLTTTHATEEVVADLSPTRFVANSRYTQQWITSVWGRDSTLVYPHIDFDFYTAPEGPSDRISMINPIDMKGGHTFRAVAERFPDREFLAKGGWYSFRNDDFSWDVEALHLQGSTFHGAPSDVPEAEILERGPTDVAFDDLENVAFTSEPGILEVYAKTGVLLVPSVWAEAFGRVVLEAMWNGIPVVASHRGGLPEACSGAGLLVDEYTDPDAWAEAIEKLDDPDVYEGFAERGRERAEAYRDRLPEQIDALETVLAETAAEG, encoded by the coding sequence ATGAAGATAGCATACATCAGCGCGTCGAACCCGATCAGTTCGATCGGCGGCGCGGCGAACACGGTTGACAAGTGGATCGACGAACTTCGCCAACGGGGCGTCGATATCGACGTCATTTGCCACGGCGAATCGGACGCCTCGCGCGTCGAGGACGGGATCGAGATCACGGAACTGTCCGGCTTCGAGCCGCGCGACGAAATCGCGGCACGGCTAACGGACGGGGAGTACGACGTCGCGCTCGTACAAGACCTCTGGGCCGATATCGCGCTCGAGGCGGCCGCGGAGCACGGTGTCCCGACCGTTCTCTCGCTGACGACGACCCACGCGACGGAGGAAGTCGTCGCCGACCTCTCGCCGACGCGGTTCGTCGCGAACTCGCGGTACACCCAGCAGTGGATCACGAGCGTCTGGGGGCGCGACTCGACGCTCGTCTACCCGCACATCGACTTCGATTTTTACACCGCGCCGGAGGGACCGTCGGATCGGATCTCAATGATCAATCCGATCGACATGAAGGGCGGGCACACCTTCCGAGCGGTCGCCGAGCGGTTCCCCGACCGGGAGTTCCTGGCGAAGGGTGGCTGGTACAGTTTCCGAAACGACGACTTCAGCTGGGACGTCGAGGCGCTGCACCTCCAGGGCAGCACGTTCCACGGCGCCCCGTCCGACGTTCCCGAGGCGGAGATCCTGGAGCGTGGCCCGACCGACGTGGCGTTCGACGACCTCGAGAACGTCGCGTTCACGAGCGAGCCGGGGATTCTGGAGGTCTACGCGAAGACGGGCGTGCTGCTGGTCCCGTCTGTCTGGGCGGAGGCGTTCGGCCGCGTCGTTCTCGAGGCGATGTGGAACGGCATTCCAGTCGTCGCGAGCCACCGCGGCGGGCTACCGGAGGCCTGCAGCGGCGCGGGCCTGCTCGTCGACGAGTACACCGATCCGGACGCCTGGGCCGAAGCGATCGAAAAACTCGACGATCCGGACGTCTACGAGGGGTTCGCGGAGCGAGGGCGCGAGCGCGCCGAGGCGTACAGAGACCGGCTCCCCGAACAGATCGACGCGCTGGAAACCGTGCTGGCGGAGACAGCGGCTGAGGGGTAA
- a CDS encoding urease accessory protein UreF, translated as MTTERNTEPESPEPNADSDRTPDSSADASAFLSALRLSDSFLPVGGYTASYGLEQYINEDRIEDGDDLRELIAAYLRRVVGPCETVALANAHAASAAGDVEALLAVDERLHAVTMPREFRESSTKAGAKLCELLAETDTKDGAEGSDETESDVSDLESAVADAVAADETPGHYPVAFGVVAQARGLSRREACLAHAHAFVTGLLGAAQRLGRFGHTEIQSVLAALEPVIAAVCERHVDDEPEAMVSFAPLAEIMGMCHERAGRRLFMS; from the coding sequence ATGACCACTGAACGGAACACGGAGCCGGAGTCTCCGGAACCGAACGCGGACTCGGACCGGACACCGGATTCGAGTGCAGATGCGAGCGCGTTCCTATCCGCACTTCGGCTCTCGGACTCGTTCCTGCCGGTCGGCGGATACACGGCCTCCTACGGCCTCGAGCAGTACATAAACGAAGACCGGATCGAAGACGGCGACGATCTGCGGGAGTTGATCGCGGCCTACCTCCGACGCGTGGTCGGCCCCTGCGAGACCGTGGCGCTGGCCAACGCCCACGCAGCGAGCGCGGCAGGGGACGTCGAGGCGCTGCTGGCGGTCGACGAACGCCTTCACGCGGTAACCATGCCTCGCGAGTTCCGCGAGAGTTCGACGAAAGCCGGGGCGAAGCTCTGCGAGCTACTGGCCGAGACCGATACCAAGGACGGCGCCGAGGGTTCTGACGAAACCGAGTCCGACGTATCCGACCTCGAGTCGGCCGTCGCCGATGCCGTCGCGGCCGACGAGACCCCGGGCCACTACCCGGTCGCCTTCGGCGTCGTCGCGCAGGCGCGGGGGCTCTCGCGACGCGAGGCCTGCCTGGCCCACGCCCACGCGTTCGTGACAGGGTTGCTGGGCGCGGCCCAACGGCTCGGCCGGTTCGGTCACACGGAGATCCAGTCGGTGCTCGCGGCCCTCGAGCCCGTGATCGCCGCGGTCTGCGAGCGCCACGTCGACGACGAGCCGGAAGCGATGGTTTCGTTCGCGCCGCTGGCCGAGATCATGGGGATGTGCCACGAGCGCGCGGGGCGGCGGCTGTTCATGAGCTGA
- the ureE gene encoding urease accessory protein UreE — protein sequence MERIDGVVGNVHADDELAALRAEHDERGTLERVVIDADERRRSRFRATTDAGTDVGVIVDTAAVSAGDVLLVEDDRMIVVAFEPRDVLAVSLPDATDEALEAAVELGHRIGNQHWDLAVEGGTVYVPLEADRHIVERVVADVVPGSEVWETTVEADLFVTDIDDAGARGVDHGHEGDHDHGHTHEHGGHTHGHDGQGHDSAEHGNGHSHEYDHDH from the coding sequence ATGGAGCGCATCGACGGCGTCGTCGGCAACGTCCACGCCGACGACGAACTGGCCGCGTTACGTGCGGAGCACGACGAGCGCGGGACCCTCGAGCGCGTCGTCATCGACGCGGACGAGCGGCGGCGCTCGCGGTTCCGCGCGACGACCGACGCCGGGACGGACGTCGGCGTTATCGTCGACACGGCCGCGGTCTCGGCCGGCGACGTGCTGCTGGTCGAGGACGATCGGATGATCGTCGTCGCCTTCGAACCGCGGGACGTGCTGGCCGTCTCGCTGCCCGACGCGACCGACGAGGCGCTCGAGGCCGCGGTCGAACTCGGCCACCGCATCGGCAACCAGCACTGGGATCTGGCGGTCGAAGGCGGGACGGTCTATGTTCCGCTCGAGGCCGACCGCCACATCGTCGAGCGCGTCGTCGCCGACGTCGTCCCGGGCTCGGAGGTGTGGGAGACGACCGTCGAGGCGGACCTGTTCGTGACGGATATCGACGACGCCGGCGCTCGCGGCGTCGATCACGGCCACGAGGGGGATCACGACCACGGCCACACCCACGAACACGGCGGGCATACTCACGGGCATGACGGACAGGGTCACGACTCCGCCGAACACGGCAATGGTCACTCTCACGAATACGACCATGACCACTGA
- a CDS encoding urease accessory protein UreD, with protein sequence MSAGRSSMPDEGTSLPPAFEGYADESLAQAPAGGPGKNGLLEAAFARRDDGPTRLIRDRVKVPYHLTGTLETDPAPGLTTLLAQEPTGGVAQGDRHRLWIETREGARAHVTTQSATKVHSMDANYAHLDASLRAESGSYLEYVPGPTIVNEDARCLQTIDVALADDACVVVADVLVPDGLTDHEPFGFDHYHARVEAERDGRLVCADAVDLRPSEREPRDPASVGEYGVVGSLYVFAPASSDEIAGATAAAPETDPEPATLESLIEGIHERLSDRDGVEAGVSTLPHEAGAIVRILGDREADVTETLRAAWDETRRRLLGVGAPADRRY encoded by the coding sequence GTGAGCGCGGGGCGCTCTTCGATGCCGGACGAGGGGACGTCCCTGCCGCCGGCTTTCGAGGGCTACGCCGACGAGTCGCTCGCGCAGGCACCGGCCGGCGGCCCGGGGAAGAACGGGCTGCTCGAGGCGGCGTTCGCCCGGCGGGACGACGGTCCGACTCGGCTGATCCGCGATCGCGTGAAGGTCCCCTACCACCTGACGGGCACCCTCGAGACCGATCCGGCGCCGGGGCTGACGACCCTCCTCGCGCAGGAACCCACCGGCGGCGTGGCACAGGGCGACCGCCACCGGCTGTGGATCGAAACCCGCGAGGGGGCTCGCGCGCACGTGACGACACAGAGCGCGACGAAGGTTCACAGCATGGACGCCAACTACGCCCACCTCGATGCCTCGCTCCGAGCGGAATCGGGGAGTTACCTCGAGTACGTGCCGGGTCCGACGATCGTCAACGAGGACGCGCGGTGTCTCCAGACGATCGACGTCGCCCTCGCCGACGACGCCTGCGTCGTCGTCGCGGACGTGCTGGTCCCGGACGGGTTGACCGACCACGAGCCGTTCGGGTTCGACCACTACCACGCGCGCGTCGAGGCCGAACGCGACGGTCGACTGGTCTGTGCTGACGCCGTCGATCTCCGGCCGAGCGAGCGCGAGCCGCGCGATCCGGCCAGCGTCGGCGAGTACGGCGTCGTCGGCTCGCTGTACGTCTTCGCGCCCGCCTCGAGCGACGAGATCGCGGGGGCGACCGCTGCCGCTCCGGAGACCGACCCGGAACCGGCCACCCTCGAGTCGCTGATCGAGGGCATCCACGAGCGGCTCTCGGACCGCGACGGCGTCGAAGCGGGCGTCTCCACACTTCCGCATGAGGCCGGCGCGATCGTTCGCATTCTCGGCGACCGCGAGGCCGACGTGACCGAGACGCTGCGGGCCGCATGGGACGAAACCAGACGGCGGCTACTGGGGGTCGGCGCACCTGCCGACCGGCGGTACTGA
- the ureG gene encoding urease accessory protein UreG: MGYRDVAKVGLGGPVGSGKTALVKRLVPELVERDYEVGVIANDIMTQEDADVFRESFADLLPADLVEGVETGACPHTGIREDPSMNLAAIDEFTERHPELDVVLIESGGDNLAATFNPELADYFLFVISVAEGEDIPRKRGPGVTQADLLVVNKTDLAPHVDADLDVIEADASEVRGDDPFVFTNCKDAEGVDAVLEHVEREVLFA, encoded by the coding sequence ATGGGGTACCGAGACGTCGCGAAGGTCGGCCTCGGCGGTCCCGTCGGTTCCGGGAAGACGGCCTTGGTCAAGCGACTCGTGCCGGAACTCGTCGAGCGCGACTACGAGGTCGGCGTCATCGCCAACGACATCATGACCCAGGAGGACGCCGACGTCTTCCGGGAGTCGTTTGCCGATCTGCTGCCCGCGGACCTCGTCGAAGGCGTCGAAACGGGCGCCTGTCCGCACACCGGTATCCGCGAGGACCCGTCGATGAACCTCGCCGCCATCGACGAGTTCACCGAGCGCCATCCCGAACTGGACGTCGTCCTGATCGAGAGCGGCGGCGACAACCTCGCCGCGACGTTCAACCCCGAACTGGCCGACTACTTCCTGTTCGTCATCTCGGTCGCCGAGGGCGAGGACATCCCGCGCAAGCGAGGGCCCGGCGTCACGCAGGCCGATTTGCTGGTCGTCAACAAAACTGATCTCGCGCCCCACGTCGACGCCGATCTGGACGTGATCGAAGCGGACGCCAGCGAGGTGCGCGGCGACGACCCCTTCGTCTTCACCAACTGCAAGGACGCCGAGGGGGTCGACGCGGTGCTCGAGCACGTCGAGCGGGAGGTGCTGTTCGCGTGA
- a CDS encoding urease subunit gamma, whose protein sequence is MGMNLSPKEMERLTVFMAAELARRRKDRGVKLNHPETVAYISDWACEAAREGKSVSQIRSEATQLLTREDVMDGVPEMVDMIQIEPVFPDGTKLVTIHDPIRADGPEQLETVDPDPGEDLEGEVE, encoded by the coding sequence ATGGGGATGAACCTCTCGCCGAAGGAGATGGAACGGCTCACGGTGTTCATGGCCGCGGAACTCGCCCGACGACGCAAGGACCGCGGCGTGAAGCTCAACCACCCCGAAACGGTCGCCTACATCTCCGACTGGGCCTGCGAGGCCGCTCGCGAGGGTAAGTCCGTCTCGCAGATCCGCTCGGAGGCGACCCAACTACTGACTCGCGAGGACGTGATGGACGGCGTCCCCGAGATGGTCGACATGATCCAGATCGAACCCGTCTTCCCCGACGGCACCAAGCTCGTGACGATCCACGACCCGATCCGAGCCGACGGCCCCGAGCAACTCGAGACGGTCGATCCGGACCCCGGCGAGGACCTCGAGGGGGAGGTGGAATAA
- the ureC gene encoding urease subunit alpha, with product MSRDLPREEYAELFGATEGDHLRLGDTNLFAEIETDYGVPGEEAVFGGGKTMRDGMGMQSGTTQAEGTLDWAFTNVVIIDPVLGICKGDIGVRDGKIVGVGKAGNPDTMDGVDMVIGPSTDTIPADGLIATPGALDIHVHFNSPQLVEHALGAGVTTMLGGGFGGGATTCTPGPRNIQRFLQAAEDWPVNVGFYAKGNSSRPEALVEQIEAGACGMKLHEDWGSTPAAIDTCLEVADEEDVQVCIHTDTLNESGFVEHTFDAIDGRAIHTFHIEGAGGGHAPDVLELIGHEHMLPSSTNPSMPYTENTFDEHLDMVMVCHHLDPDIPEDVAFAESRIRAETIGAEDVLHDTGAISMMTTDSQAMGRMAELISRTWQTAHKMKAQRGPLEADEGTDADNARIKRYVAKYTINPAITAGIDDYVGSLEPGKLADIALWDPAFFGVKPKAVIKGGFPVWSQMGEANGSLMTCEPVIGRERAGAQGRAKHGLSVTFVSEAADENEVGDAYDLKTPVRPVEGTRDVRKSDMLHNDHCPDDIEIDAQTFEVEVDGEHVTCDPAEEVPLAQRYLL from the coding sequence ATGAGCCGCGACCTCCCCCGCGAGGAGTACGCGGAACTGTTCGGCGCGACCGAGGGCGATCACCTCCGACTCGGAGACACGAATCTCTTCGCGGAGATCGAGACCGACTACGGCGTCCCCGGCGAGGAGGCCGTCTTCGGCGGCGGGAAGACGATGCGCGACGGGATGGGGATGCAGTCGGGCACAACCCAGGCCGAAGGGACCCTCGACTGGGCCTTCACGAACGTCGTGATCATCGATCCCGTGCTGGGGATCTGCAAGGGCGACATCGGCGTCCGCGACGGGAAGATCGTCGGCGTCGGGAAGGCCGGCAACCCCGACACCATGGACGGCGTCGACATGGTGATCGGGCCGAGCACCGACACTATCCCCGCCGACGGGCTGATCGCGACCCCCGGCGCGCTGGACATTCACGTCCACTTCAACAGCCCGCAGCTGGTCGAACACGCCCTCGGCGCCGGCGTCACGACGATGCTCGGCGGCGGCTTCGGGGGCGGTGCGACGACCTGTACCCCCGGTCCCCGCAATATCCAGCGGTTCCTCCAGGCCGCCGAGGACTGGCCGGTCAACGTCGGCTTCTACGCGAAGGGCAACAGCAGCCGGCCCGAGGCGCTCGTCGAGCAGATCGAGGCCGGCGCCTGCGGGATGAAGCTCCACGAGGACTGGGGGTCGACGCCCGCTGCCATCGACACCTGTCTCGAGGTGGCCGACGAGGAGGACGTCCAGGTCTGTATCCACACGGACACGCTGAACGAGTCGGGCTTCGTCGAGCACACCTTCGACGCCATCGACGGGCGCGCGATCCACACCTTCCATATCGAGGGCGCCGGCGGCGGCCACGCGCCGGACGTCCTCGAGTTGATCGGCCACGAGCACATGCTGCCGTCGTCGACGAACCCCTCGATGCCCTACACCGAGAACACGTTCGACGAACACCTGGACATGGTGATGGTCTGTCACCACCTCGATCCGGACATCCCCGAAGACGTAGCCTTCGCCGAGTCACGTATCCGCGCCGAGACGATCGGCGCCGAGGACGTCCTCCACGACACGGGGGCCATCTCGATGATGACCACCGACTCGCAGGCGATGGGGCGGATGGCCGAACTGATCAGCCGCACGTGGCAGACCGCCCATAAGATGAAGGCTCAGCGCGGCCCGCTCGAGGCCGACGAGGGAACCGACGCCGATAACGCCCGTATCAAACGGTACGTCGCGAAGTACACGATCAACCCCGCCATCACCGCGGGAATCGATGATTACGTCGGCTCGCTCGAGCCCGGCAAACTCGCCGACATCGCCCTGTGGGATCCGGCCTTCTTCGGCGTCAAGCCGAAGGCCGTGATCAAGGGCGGCTTCCCGGTCTGGTCTCAGATGGGCGAGGCCAACGGCTCGCTGATGACCTGCGAACCCGTGATCGGTCGCGAGCGCGCCGGCGCGCAGGGCCGGGCGAAACACGGCCTCTCGGTGACGTTCGTCAGCGAGGCCGCCGACGAGAACGAGGTCGGCGACGCCTACGACCTGAAAACGCCCGTCCGCCCCGTCGAGGGCACTCGAGACGTCCGAAAGTCCGACATGCTGCACAACGATCACTGTCCGGACGACATCGAGATCGACGCCCAGACGTTCGAGGTCGAAGTGGACGGCGAACACGTTACCTGCGACCCAGCCGAGGAAGTGCCGCTCGCACAGCGATACCTGCTCTGA
- a CDS encoding urease subunit beta, whose protein sequence is MSEFVPGELRPAEEPVRLNEGRETATVTVENTGDRPVQVGSHFHFFEINPGLAFDRETAYGMRLDVPAGTAVRFEPGCEREVDLVAIGGDRTVYGMGGLVEGDLDDDAVKTRAMERARERGYIADPAVDETTEGDE, encoded by the coding sequence ATGAGCGAGTTCGTCCCGGGCGAACTGCGCCCGGCCGAGGAGCCGGTTCGACTCAACGAGGGTCGCGAGACCGCGACGGTGACCGTCGAGAACACCGGCGATCGACCCGTGCAGGTCGGCTCGCACTTTCACTTCTTCGAGATCAACCCCGGGCTCGCGTTCGATCGTGAAACCGCCTACGGGATGCGACTCGACGTTCCGGCGGGAACCGCGGTCCGATTCGAACCCGGCTGCGAACGCGAGGTCGACCTCGTCGCGATCGGCGGCGACCGCACCGTCTATGGCATGGGCGGCCTCGTCGAGGGCGACCTCGACGACGACGCCGTGAAAACGCGCGCCATGGAGCGCGCTCGAGAGCGCGGCTACATCGCGGATCCGGCGGTCGACGAAACAACGGAGGGCGACGAATGA